In Microbulbifer salipaludis, a genomic segment contains:
- the murQ gene encoding N-acetylmuramic acid 6-phosphate etherase — translation MNTQLINELATLASEARNADTLDIDLLPSEQILEKINAADREVPAAVHREIPQIARAVDAIAEAFKRGARLVYIGAGTSGRLGILDAVECPPTYGVSEKMVVALIAGGEEAVYRAQEGAEDSLTLAGEDLRKIQLTENDVVVGIAASGRTPYVIGGLRYARALGCTTVALSCNKSAAIATEADIAILPEVGPEVLTGSTRMKAGTAQKLVLNMLTTASMIRIGKSFYNLMVDVKATNEKLVSRTRRIVMEATGVELAEADRVLEECEHNAKLAIMMILSGLNRHDAGSALEKSDGFLRQALRQISAFKQEQKIDQARNTGRTVEEPVT, via the coding sequence ATGAATACGCAACTGATCAATGAGTTGGCTACCCTCGCCAGCGAGGCGCGCAACGCAGACACCCTGGACATCGATCTCTTGCCGAGTGAGCAGATTCTGGAAAAGATCAACGCGGCGGATCGGGAAGTACCCGCCGCGGTTCACCGCGAAATCCCCCAAATCGCACGGGCCGTCGATGCCATCGCGGAAGCCTTTAAACGCGGCGCGCGGCTCGTTTATATCGGGGCAGGCACCAGTGGCCGGCTTGGTATTCTGGATGCGGTAGAGTGCCCACCCACCTATGGCGTCAGTGAGAAGATGGTGGTTGCGCTGATCGCCGGCGGCGAAGAGGCTGTCTATCGCGCCCAGGAAGGAGCGGAAGACAGCCTAACCCTCGCTGGTGAAGATCTCCGCAAGATTCAACTGACGGAAAATGACGTGGTTGTCGGCATCGCCGCCAGCGGTCGCACGCCCTATGTTATTGGCGGACTGCGCTACGCCCGCGCCCTGGGCTGTACCACCGTAGCACTTTCCTGCAATAAATCCGCAGCCATCGCCACTGAAGCAGACATCGCGATCCTCCCCGAAGTCGGCCCGGAAGTGTTAACCGGCTCTACACGGATGAAAGCCGGTACGGCACAGAAGCTGGTACTGAATATGCTGACAACCGCCAGCATGATCCGCATTGGCAAGAGCTTTTATAATTTGATGGTGGATGTCAAAGCGACCAATGAAAAACTGGTGAGCCGCACCCGCCGAATTGTGATGGAAGCCACCGGTGTGGAGCTGGCGGAGGCAGATCGTGTACTCGAGGAATGTGAGCACAATGCCAAACTGGCCATCATGATGATATTGAGCGGCCTGAACCGTCACGATGCCGGAAGCGCCTTGGAAAAATCCGACGGTTTTCTACGCCAGGCACTCAGGCAAATCAGTGCATTCAAGCAGGAACAAAAGATTGACCAGGCTCGAAATACTGGCCGAACAGTGGAAGAACCTGTGACCTGA
- the glcF gene encoding glycolate oxidase subunit GlcF gives MQVNLIDGLLQEPEKQRAEQVLNACVHCGFCTATCPTYLQGGNELDSPRGRIYLIKEMLEQGTASDATRTHLDRCVTCLSCETTCPSGVEYHKLVAIGRTTSERLAPRSPWQKALRWGLRNLLVTPGLFSGLINISRKFSALLPAAVKRVYFPPQAEKMALTNPVLTANTRPPALERGTVLIVRGCVQPSLRPQTDVALEKILQQCGVPVCISAAVSCCGAASFHTSGEAQARALARANIDAWWPLYEQQQADKAPLRAIVSTASGCGVHLKDYPHVLADDSEYLEKAQILAGLIRDPVELLESVFDGSTPEFLGKLRAQKLVFHCPCTLQHGQALPGRVEALLHKLGVQLPVVGNSHLCCGSAGTYSILQPTMSRRLREEKLQSLQASHPETILTGNIGCQLHLQAGTETPVRHWLEILADGLPPS, from the coding sequence ATGCAGGTCAATCTGATTGATGGGCTTCTGCAGGAGCCTGAAAAGCAACGCGCCGAGCAGGTACTGAATGCCTGTGTGCACTGTGGGTTCTGCACTGCAACCTGTCCCACCTACCTGCAGGGGGGCAATGAGCTGGATAGCCCGCGGGGGCGCATTTACCTGATCAAGGAAATGCTGGAGCAGGGTACTGCGAGCGATGCCACCCGGACCCATCTCGACCGTTGCGTTACCTGTCTCAGTTGTGAAACCACCTGTCCCTCCGGAGTGGAATATCACAAGCTGGTGGCCATTGGGCGCACCACCAGTGAACGCCTTGCCCCCCGCAGCCCGTGGCAGAAGGCACTGCGCTGGGGACTGCGCAACTTGCTGGTAACCCCCGGGCTTTTTTCCGGGTTAATCAACATTAGTCGGAAATTTTCGGCACTGTTGCCGGCAGCGGTCAAGCGTGTTTACTTTCCTCCGCAAGCAGAAAAGATGGCACTGACCAACCCGGTGCTCACCGCAAACACTCGGCCTCCGGCCCTCGAGCGTGGCACGGTGCTGATCGTGCGTGGGTGCGTACAGCCGTCGCTGAGACCGCAAACCGATGTGGCACTGGAAAAGATACTGCAACAATGCGGCGTACCCGTCTGCATCAGTGCGGCGGTCAGCTGCTGTGGTGCGGCCAGTTTTCATACCAGTGGCGAAGCCCAGGCACGGGCACTGGCGCGGGCAAATATCGATGCCTGGTGGCCCCTTTACGAGCAACAACAGGCGGACAAAGCCCCGTTGCGGGCCATTGTGTCGACCGCGTCAGGCTGCGGCGTGCATCTGAAGGATTATCCCCATGTGCTTGCGGATGACTCGGAGTACCTGGAGAAAGCCCAGATTCTGGCCGGCCTGATACGTGATCCTGTTGAGCTACTGGAGTCGGTGTTTGACGGGTCCACGCCCGAGTTTCTGGGAAAACTGCGTGCACAAAAGCTCGTGTTCCACTGTCCCTGTACCCTGCAGCACGGTCAGGCGCTGCCCGGCCGGGTTGAGGCTCTGTTGCATAAACTGGGAGTGCAGCTGCCGGTAGTGGGCAATAGCCACCTGTGCTGTGGTTCCGCAGGTACCTATTCCATTTTGCAGCCCACTATGTCCAGGCGGTTGCGCGAAGAGAAACTGCAATCGCTGCAGGCGAGCCACCCGGAAACCATCCTCACCGGGAATATCGGGTGCCAGCTCCATTTACAGGCGGGAACCGAAACGCCGGTGCGTCACTGGCTGGAAATTCTGGCGGACGGGCTGCCACCCTCCTGA
- a CDS encoding FAD-binding protein yields the protein MTNPDTNQDCSEGLAAQVRECYVTNAELEVGATSRPHLVVGGNGSRVALGMPGDATLILGAHRGIIDYQPEELTLRARAGTPLSELEALLAENNQCFAAEIPQPSPQSTLGGAIACGWDGPSRAFGMALRDSLLGCRLINGRGETVNFGGQVMKNVAGYDLARLQVGALGTLGAILDVTLRLQPRAEHTTSVSFEVEPEALGQWWRRTRNLRPLLTGTCYLDGRLYLRISGRAIAVQDLLTQLGGDATDFDWTALTNLQLPFFCSERLACVHVPRYARLPVTAGQALIEWEGARVWVREGDHHALARAAADLGGFVQVLRGPLVAVQADAPEWHRALRDALDPRGLFNPVQFRTRFCSSDGAPERVAKGVGQE from the coding sequence ATGACAAACCCGGATACCAATCAGGATTGTTCCGAAGGCCTCGCCGCTCAGGTACGTGAATGCTATGTCACAAATGCAGAGCTTGAAGTGGGAGCGACTTCGCGGCCGCATCTGGTGGTGGGAGGCAACGGTAGCCGTGTCGCATTGGGTATGCCCGGCGACGCCACACTCATACTGGGCGCGCACCGGGGCATTATTGATTACCAGCCCGAGGAACTGACGCTGCGCGCCCGCGCGGGCACGCCCTTGAGCGAACTGGAAGCGTTACTGGCAGAAAATAATCAGTGCTTTGCCGCGGAGATACCGCAGCCGTCCCCACAGAGTACTCTCGGTGGCGCCATTGCCTGCGGATGGGACGGACCTTCCCGCGCGTTTGGCATGGCACTGCGCGACAGCCTGCTGGGCTGCAGGTTAATCAATGGCCGTGGTGAAACCGTCAACTTTGGCGGGCAGGTCATGAAAAATGTGGCGGGCTATGATCTGGCGCGGCTGCAAGTTGGCGCGCTGGGTACCCTGGGGGCGATTCTCGATGTCACCCTGCGGCTGCAACCGCGCGCTGAACATACAACCTCGGTCAGTTTTGAGGTCGAGCCGGAGGCGCTGGGCCAATGGTGGCGGCGCACACGTAATCTGCGCCCACTGCTGACGGGTACCTGCTATCTGGACGGGCGACTGTATCTGCGCATCAGTGGACGAGCCATCGCGGTACAGGACCTGCTCACACAATTGGGTGGCGACGCCACAGATTTCGACTGGACAGCGTTGACGAATCTTCAGTTACCGTTTTTCTGCAGTGAGCGGCTCGCCTGCGTGCATGTGCCCCGCTATGCCCGATTGCCGGTAACGGCTGGGCAGGCGCTGATCGAGTGGGAAGGTGCGCGGGTCTGGGTGCGAGAGGGTGATCATCACGCACTCGCCCGTGCCGCCGCCGATCTCGGCGGCTTCGTACAGGTGCTGCGCGGACCGCTGGTTGCTGTGCAGGCGGATGCGCCGGAGTGGCATCGTGCATTGCGCGACGCTCTGGACCCGAGGGGTCTGTTCAATCCCGTACAGTTTCGCACACGGTTTTGCAGCAGCGACGGGGCGCCCGAACGCGTGGCAAAGGGAGTGGGGCAGGAATAA
- a CDS encoding FAD-linked oxidase C-terminal domain-containing protein translates to MDSLVKVNRVAEGVDSSTRVFLAALRRVFPGERLLCGRENTAPFECDALPVYCEAPLAVALAHSEQDVVAAVRLCHEYGVPLVSRGAGTGLSAGAKPIAQGLLLVTAPMNRILDLDPQAMTARVQPGVINQQISTAAAPHGLYYAPDPSSQIACSIGGNVAENAGGVHCLKYGVTVQNVLAVRVVSAAAGSVGEVLSLGGGCLSQPGYDLLALVHGSEGGLGVITEVTVKLTPVPEKTHTLMADFASVRAAADAVSAIVRAGVIPAALEMMDKLAISATEAFCHAGYNLEAAAILLIDLDGHLLEVDAELAVVEQVLSASGAVQVQRAADAVQRARWWKGRKSAFPAIGRLSPDYYCIDGTVPRHRIGEVLEATARFAEHYKLQVANVFHAGDGNLHPIIMFDGSEPDALERTEKLAADILEYCIAVGGTITGEHGVGIEKINQMAVQFSDAELEQFRAIKRALDPFQLLNPDKQIPTLARCQEYRALRQDRG, encoded by the coding sequence TTGGACTCATTGGTAAAGGTGAATCGTGTGGCCGAGGGTGTGGATTCCAGTACACGGGTATTTCTCGCCGCACTCCGTCGAGTGTTCCCGGGTGAGCGCTTGCTTTGCGGGCGCGAAAATACCGCACCCTTCGAGTGTGATGCGCTGCCGGTCTACTGTGAGGCGCCGCTGGCGGTAGCCCTCGCGCACAGTGAGCAGGATGTGGTGGCAGCGGTTCGGTTGTGTCATGAATATGGTGTGCCGCTGGTCTCCCGCGGCGCCGGCACCGGCCTCTCCGCCGGCGCGAAACCGATCGCGCAGGGCTTGCTTCTGGTCACTGCACCGATGAACCGGATTCTCGATCTGGACCCCCAGGCGATGACGGCGCGGGTGCAGCCCGGTGTCATCAATCAGCAGATTTCCACCGCTGCGGCCCCACACGGGCTGTACTATGCGCCGGATCCCTCTTCCCAGATCGCCTGTTCCATTGGTGGCAACGTTGCGGAAAATGCCGGTGGTGTGCATTGCCTGAAATACGGCGTCACCGTACAGAACGTGCTTGCAGTGCGGGTAGTATCTGCCGCTGCCGGCAGTGTGGGCGAGGTACTGAGCCTCGGCGGCGGTTGCCTCAGCCAGCCTGGATACGATCTGCTCGCGCTGGTGCACGGCAGTGAAGGCGGTCTGGGGGTGATTACCGAGGTGACCGTCAAGCTGACACCGGTACCGGAAAAAACACACACCCTGATGGCGGATTTTGCCAGCGTCCGCGCCGCGGCTGATGCGGTGTCCGCCATCGTGCGGGCGGGCGTGATCCCCGCCGCCCTGGAAATGATGGACAAACTCGCCATCTCTGCCACCGAAGCGTTTTGTCATGCCGGCTACAACCTGGAAGCGGCGGCAATATTGTTGATTGACCTGGACGGGCATCTCCTTGAGGTGGACGCGGAGCTCGCGGTGGTCGAACAGGTCTTGAGTGCCTCTGGTGCCGTGCAGGTGCAGCGTGCGGCAGATGCAGTACAGCGGGCTCGCTGGTGGAAAGGGCGCAAAAGTGCCTTCCCGGCCATTGGCCGGCTGAGCCCAGATTACTACTGTATTGATGGCACCGTGCCCCGGCACCGTATCGGCGAGGTGCTGGAAGCAACCGCGCGCTTCGCCGAGCACTATAAGCTTCAGGTAGCCAATGTATTCCATGCGGGGGATGGCAACCTGCACCCGATCATCATGTTCGACGGCAGTGAACCGGACGCCCTGGAGCGCACGGAAAAATTGGCCGCGGACATTCTCGAATACTGCATTGCGGTAGGCGGCACGATCACTGGCGAACACGGTGTGGGTATCGAAAAAATCAATCAGATGGCGGTGCAGTTCAGCGATGCCGAGTTGGAGCAGTTTCGCGCGATCAAACGCGCATTGGATCCTTTCCAGCTTCTGAATCCCGATAAGCAGATTCCTACCCTGGCCCGGTGCCAGGAGTATCGCGCGTTGAGGCAAGACCGTGGCTGA
- a CDS encoding heparan-alpha-glucosaminide N-acetyltransferase domain-containing protein — MQRHINDILQQVPSGRLMSVDLLRGLAIAAMVLVNNPGSWSYVYAPMAHAEWHGWTPTDVIFPLFLFVVGLSMVLSCGRSRPFPAVGWGQWSRALKLFALGLFLAVFFYNFRDDTYNWVQDRLEGIRWMGVLQRIALVYILCCYLVRWLSLPGLVIAAVLCSLIPWLMMLFLPYQNAAGETFQGQLAFGNHFSAWLDQWLLGAEHVYYRSAEPFPFDPEGVLTTFAAASTCLLGVLAGLVWKHSAADRTSQLRLCRNWALGGAAMLLVGQCLHPLVPINKALWSPSFVLVTAGVSALLLSGLYYLVDIRERRRALAPLLVFGVNAIALFMLAGVVGRLLIMLPVGDTTLKGWLFHTVFQPLFGSYGGSLAFAVSSLALFYLVMWQMYRRRIIWKV; from the coding sequence GTGCAGCGGCATATTAACGATATTCTACAGCAGGTACCCAGCGGCCGACTGATGTCGGTCGATTTGCTGCGGGGGCTGGCCATCGCCGCCATGGTTCTGGTCAACAACCCCGGAAGCTGGTCTTACGTGTATGCGCCCATGGCCCACGCGGAGTGGCATGGCTGGACTCCGACCGATGTGATTTTCCCGCTGTTTCTGTTTGTCGTTGGCCTGTCGATGGTACTGTCATGTGGTCGCAGCCGGCCTTTCCCCGCAGTCGGTTGGGGGCAGTGGAGCAGGGCGCTCAAGTTGTTTGCACTGGGGCTGTTTCTGGCGGTGTTTTTCTATAATTTTCGCGACGACACCTACAACTGGGTACAGGATCGGCTTGAAGGCATTCGTTGGATGGGTGTGTTACAGCGGATCGCGCTGGTTTACATCCTTTGCTGTTATCTGGTGCGCTGGCTTTCTTTGCCCGGGTTGGTGATCGCGGCGGTGCTGTGCAGCCTGATCCCCTGGCTGATGATGCTATTTTTGCCCTACCAGAATGCCGCTGGAGAAACCTTTCAGGGGCAGCTGGCGTTCGGCAATCATTTTTCTGCCTGGCTGGACCAGTGGTTGCTCGGCGCAGAGCATGTCTATTACCGCAGTGCCGAGCCTTTCCCGTTTGACCCCGAGGGGGTGCTGACCACCTTTGCTGCGGCATCTACCTGCCTGCTTGGTGTTCTGGCCGGTTTGGTCTGGAAGCACTCGGCAGCGGACCGCACCTCGCAACTGCGATTGTGTCGCAACTGGGCATTGGGTGGCGCGGCGATGTTGCTGGTGGGGCAGTGCTTACATCCTCTGGTGCCCATCAACAAGGCGCTCTGGTCGCCGAGTTTTGTGCTGGTTACCGCCGGTGTGTCTGCCCTGTTGCTGTCCGGACTCTATTATCTGGTGGATATTCGCGAACGCCGCCGCGCGCTGGCGCCATTGCTGGTATTCGGCGTCAATGCCATCGCCCTGTTTATGCTCGCGGGGGTGGTGGGGCGGCTGTTGATCATGTTGCCGGTGGGGGATACCACACTCAAAGGCTGGCTGTTCCATACTGTGTTTCAGCCCTTGTTTGGCAGCTACGGCGGTTCACTGGCATTTGCGGTGTCCAGCCTGGCGCTGTTCTACCTGGTGATGTGGCAGATGTATCGTCGCCGTATTATCTGGAAAGTATGA
- a CDS encoding exo-beta-N-acetylmuramidase NamZ family protein, whose product MPVSLASQSKDETRVSALQTGAEQADLYLPLLREQRVGLVVNQTSRVGESHLIDFLRQRKVGLQKIFALEHGVRGNVENGGKVEDGIDGPSGLPIVSLYGGNYAPSAEALAELDWLVFDIQDVGVRFYTYISSLHYLMQACADHQIPLLVLDRPNPNGDYIDGPVLEKSFQSFVGMHPIPLVHGMTVGELAQMINGEGWLDGGVQCPLTVIPVANYRKRMAYSLPVRPSPNLPNDLSIRLYPSLGLFEGTTVSVARGTDFPFQALGHPDDTRGVFSFTPKPIAGASENPKHKGTPLNGDDLRNADAQVRFSLEPLLSWSQRTGESPEAFFSRAGFFDKLAGTDELRKAVMAGASAGQIRASWQSDLAAFRQLRQPYLLYPE is encoded by the coding sequence GTGCCGGTTTCTCTGGCATCACAGTCAAAAGATGAGACCAGAGTATCGGCGTTGCAAACCGGCGCGGAGCAGGCTGATCTTTACCTGCCATTACTGCGTGAGCAGAGGGTGGGACTGGTGGTCAATCAGACTTCCCGTGTGGGCGAATCACACCTGATTGATTTTCTGCGCCAGCGAAAGGTTGGCCTGCAGAAAATTTTCGCACTGGAGCACGGTGTGCGCGGCAACGTGGAAAACGGTGGCAAGGTAGAAGATGGTATCGACGGCCCGAGTGGACTGCCCATCGTTTCGCTCTATGGCGGTAATTACGCACCCAGCGCGGAGGCCCTGGCGGAGCTGGACTGGCTGGTATTTGATATCCAGGACGTGGGGGTGCGCTTCTATACCTACATCAGCTCCCTGCACTACCTGATGCAGGCCTGCGCCGATCACCAGATCCCGTTGTTGGTACTGGATCGTCCGAACCCGAATGGTGACTACATCGACGGTCCTGTGCTGGAAAAATCTTTTCAAAGCTTTGTGGGCATGCACCCCATCCCGCTGGTACACGGCATGACGGTGGGAGAACTGGCGCAAATGATCAATGGTGAGGGCTGGCTGGATGGTGGTGTGCAATGTCCACTGACGGTCATTCCGGTGGCGAATTATCGCAAGCGCATGGCCTACAGCCTGCCCGTGCGACCGTCGCCGAACCTGCCGAATGATCTATCTATCCGATTGTATCCTTCCCTGGGACTGTTTGAGGGCACCACCGTGAGTGTTGCGCGTGGTACCGATTTCCCGTTCCAGGCATTGGGGCATCCGGACGATACCCGGGGCGTGTTTTCGTTTACCCCAAAACCAATCGCCGGTGCCAGCGAGAATCCAAAGCACAAGGGTACGCCCCTGAACGGTGACGATCTGCGCAATGCGGATGCGCAGGTGCGCTTTTCACTGGAGCCGTTACTCTCCTGGTCTCAGCGCACGGGCGAGTCACCCGAGGCTTTCTTTTCCCGCGCCGGTTTTTTTGACAAGCTCGCTGGCACCGATGAGTTACGCAAGGCGGTTATGGCGGGGGCGTCAGCGGGACAGATTCGCGCGTCCTGGCAGTCTGATCTCGCGGCCTTTCGTCAACTGCGGCAGCCCTATCTGTTGTACCCGGAGTAA
- a CDS encoding aminotransferase class I/II-fold pyridoxal phosphate-dependent enzyme: protein MTKSPCEVVLFTGDSAFASRWVQELTPLAEHDMDAPIALAFAHASEGGLELALARGAVQVLVVDDQGLDEGDVSAILARVRAQRAEIDCVLLTGADEASGTGFECVISRGESNYGVVYRTLRRILLERIATPFADALREYVYAARDSWHTPGHSSGDSLSTSPWIADFYRFMGEHIFNTDLSVSVKMLDSLMDPISVIRQAQHLTAKTFGAHQSYFVTNGTSTSNKIVLQHLLRHGDRVIVDRNCHKSVHHAMIMSGAQPVYLESAVNQHYGIYGPVPQREIFAAIDANPGARLLVLTSCTYDGLRYDLRPIIDYAHAAGLFVLIDEAWYAHGRFHPDLRPTALECGADFVTQSTHKMLSAFSQASMIHVGDFSWQSSCDDEIHDVFDAAGFREDINMHTSTSPQYGMIASLDVARKQMSIEGYEVLDRTLGFAEEIRQFVDQNTVFRSLNAEDLCGRALANDGIRLDPTKVTIDVGQAGVSAPHAQATLFSDFGIQVEKNTHNTLSFLVTIGTTESKVLRLKQALRKLSDGACRVRVRRVAAAGNEEEPVRGQGLPNLSAIVALPRTAYFARGEKLAWEGDGRAQLIGRIACDEVVPYPPGIPLLVPGQKITEKILDAIIAFTCERADLEMHGLRREDGFPAIRVLTESETASAMKEYEELFTQENAGTSSGSEVSEVVVSKIDASREAV, encoded by the coding sequence ATGACAAAGAGCCCTTGTGAGGTAGTGCTATTTACCGGGGATAGCGCATTTGCCAGTCGCTGGGTCCAAGAGCTGACGCCGCTCGCCGAGCACGATATGGACGCGCCTATTGCATTGGCATTTGCGCATGCCAGTGAGGGCGGATTGGAGCTTGCGCTGGCACGGGGCGCAGTACAGGTTCTGGTGGTGGACGATCAGGGGCTTGATGAAGGCGATGTGTCCGCGATCCTGGCCCGGGTGCGGGCGCAGCGTGCAGAGATTGACTGTGTACTGCTTACCGGCGCCGACGAAGCCTCGGGTACCGGTTTTGAATGCGTGATTTCCCGGGGCGAGTCCAATTATGGTGTGGTGTACCGCACCTTGCGACGTATCCTGCTGGAGCGTATTGCAACGCCCTTTGCCGATGCACTGCGGGAATATGTGTACGCGGCGCGCGACTCCTGGCATACCCCCGGGCACTCCAGTGGCGATAGTCTCAGCACCAGCCCGTGGATCGCCGACTTTTATCGCTTTATGGGCGAGCACATCTTTAATACCGATCTCTCGGTGAGTGTGAAAATGCTGGACTCGTTGATGGACCCCATCAGTGTGATTCGTCAGGCCCAGCACCTTACTGCAAAGACATTTGGTGCACACCAGAGTTACTTTGTGACCAACGGCACCTCCACTTCGAACAAGATCGTACTGCAGCACCTGCTGCGCCACGGCGACCGGGTTATCGTAGACCGCAACTGCCACAAGTCTGTGCACCACGCCATGATCATGAGTGGTGCGCAGCCGGTTTATCTGGAGTCTGCGGTCAATCAGCACTATGGCATTTACGGGCCGGTACCTCAGCGAGAAATATTCGCGGCCATCGATGCGAATCCGGGCGCACGGTTGCTGGTGCTCACATCCTGTACGTACGACGGCCTGCGCTATGACCTGCGCCCGATTATCGACTACGCACACGCGGCTGGATTGTTCGTCCTCATTGATGAAGCCTGGTACGCCCATGGCCGCTTTCACCCCGACCTGCGCCCGACCGCGCTGGAGTGTGGGGCGGATTTTGTTACCCAATCTACGCACAAGATGCTCTCGGCCTTTTCTCAGGCGAGCATGATTCACGTGGGCGATTTTAGTTGGCAATCGTCCTGTGATGACGAGATTCACGATGTGTTTGATGCAGCCGGTTTCCGCGAAGACATCAATATGCACACCTCTACCAGTCCCCAGTACGGCATGATCGCCAGCCTCGATGTAGCCCGCAAGCAGATGAGTATTGAGGGTTATGAGGTGCTGGATCGCACCCTGGGGTTCGCCGAAGAAATACGCCAGTTTGTTGATCAGAATACGGTTTTTCGCAGTCTGAATGCAGAGGATTTATGCGGCCGTGCGCTGGCCAACGACGGCATTCGCCTCGACCCGACAAAAGTCACCATTGATGTAGGGCAAGCGGGCGTCAGCGCACCGCACGCACAGGCCACACTGTTTTCCGATTTTGGCATTCAGGTGGAGAAGAACACCCACAATACGCTGTCGTTTCTGGTCACCATTGGTACCACGGAGAGCAAGGTATTGCGTCTGAAGCAGGCTCTACGCAAGCTGTCAGATGGTGCATGTCGTGTTCGGGTGCGCCGGGTTGCCGCCGCGGGCAACGAGGAAGAACCGGTGCGCGGGCAGGGCCTGCCAAATCTGAGTGCAATTGTTGCTTTGCCACGCACGGCGTACTTTGCCAGAGGCGAAAAGTTGGCCTGGGAAGGCGATGGGCGCGCTCAACTGATTGGCCGTATTGCCTGTGATGAGGTGGTGCCCTATCCACCGGGTATTCCCCTCCTGGTGCCTGGCCAGAAAATTACCGAAAAAATTCTGGACGCCATTATTGCTTTTACCTGTGAACGTGCGGATTTGGAAATGCACGGCTTGCGCCGTGAGGACGGCTTTCCGGCAATACGGGTATTGACGGAAAGCGAGACCGCATCGGCGATGAAGGAATACGAGGAACTGTTTACACAGGAAAATGCCGGGACGTCGTCCGGGAGTGAGGTGTCAGAGGTGGTGGTATCAAAGATTGATGCATCGCGGGAGGCCGTATGA